The following proteins are encoded in a genomic region of Takifugu flavidus isolate HTHZ2018 chromosome 3, ASM371156v2, whole genome shotgun sequence:
- the LOC130522285 gene encoding MAGUK p55 subfamily member 4-like, which yields MTMRQAAEAQLLNPHCDLGEEGLRQILTDVIEEVRQSISLDIDGGDVVHSLLNASWLQSLLKVYECLQRFLGDSPAPVLNNATGVLFQLLIDVRALQACSEDAKELCHLLRQPHLQALLSAHDTVAQRDYGPVLPPMPDELPDDEEATRTVCLVKNNQPLGATIKRHEITGEIFIARVIHGGLADRSGLLHAGDRIIEVNGFSVGGMDPEQVIHVVQARSQGTIMFKVVPITERPVHQEMMLYVRAMVNYNPQQDPTIPCADAGISFSKGDILEIVDQTDALWWQARKLPSDACCAGLIPSSSLLKRKQRELWWSQPYLPHACMHILSTVEEEEDLMAIDDKFMEADELREENDDFSSNSEGIFSAGFRRSLRLCRRRFYSTTQLPGHTRCPSNCSALNVPYEEVVRYQRHPHDAHRLIALLGPSGVGVNELRKRLIETNPRLFQGAVPHTTRPPKGYEEPDRDYHFTSREIFDSMIYKNRFLEYGEYKGNLYGTSIESVKDVLSSGKICVIDIEPNAIQAVRTHELKAYVIYVKPPTLERLRESRKTAHITTTYYVNRPFQDEDLQEMEAAAQKIESQYWQFFDHVIVNDELQDTCAQLLTVVNKSQDEPQWVPTSWIRPNTQL from the exons atgacCATGAGGCAGGCAGCTGAAGCTCAGCTGTTAAACCCCCACTGTGACCTGGGGGAGGAAG GTCTCCGTCAGATCCTCACAGATGTGATTGAGGAGGTGAGACAGTCTATCAGTCTGGACATCGATGGAGGAGATGTGGTCCACAGTCTCCTGAACGCCTCGTGGCTGCAGTCACTGCTCAAG GTATATGAGTGTCTCCAGAGGTTCCTGGGGGACTCTCCAGCACCGGTGTTGAACAATGCTACAGGAGTTTTGTTTCAG ctgctgatcgATGTCAGAGCGTTACAGGCCTGCTCGGAGGATGCCAAGGAACTCTGCCATCTGCTGAGACAGCCCCACCTTCAG GCTCTCCTCTCAGCTCACGATACGGTGGCCCAGAGGGACTACGGTCCTGTTCTGCCTCCGATGCCTGATGAGCTgccagatgatgaagaggcCACCAGGACGGTGTGTCTGGTCAAGAACAATCAGCCTCTG GGAGCAACGATAAAGAGACACGAGATCACCGGGGAGATTTTCATCGCCCGCGTGATTCACGGCGGTCTGGCTGATCGAAGCG GTCTGCTGCACGCAGGGGACAGAATCATCGAGGTGAACGGTTTCTCTGTGGGTGGGATGGATCCTGAGCAAGTCATTCATGTTGtg CAAGCGAGGTCACAGGGTACCATCATGTTCAAGGTGGTTCCCATCACCGAGAGGCCGGTTCACCAAGAGATGATG CTGTACGTCCGGGCCATGGTGAACTACAACCCGCAGCAGGACCCGACCATCCCGTGTGCTGACGCCGGCATTAGCTTCAGTAAAGGCGACATCCTGGAGATTGTGGACCAGACGGACGCTCTCTGGTGGCAGGCCAGGAAGCTTCCCAGCGACGCCTGCTGCGCCGGCCTCATCCCGTCGTCCAGTCTTCTCAAACG gaagcagagggagCTGTGGTGGTCGCAGCCTTACCTGCCTCACGCCTGCATGCATATCT TGAGCACGGTCGAGGAAG AAGAAGATTTGATGGCTATCGACGACAAATTTATGGAAGCAG ATGAGCTCAGAGAAG AGAACGACGATTTCAGCAGCAACTCTGAGGGCATCTTCTCAG CTGGTTTCAGGCGCAGCCTTCGTCTGTGTCGGCGGCGGTTTTATAGCACCACTCAGCTACCCGGCCACACCCGTTGCCCCAGCAACTGCAGCGCTCTGAACGTCCCCTATGAGGAGGTAGTGCGCTACCAGCGCCACCCACACGACGCTCATCGCCTGATTGCTCTGCTGG GTCCGTCTGGAGTGGGAGTGAATGAGCTGAGGAAGCGCTTGATAGAAACGAACCCTCGCCTCTTCCAGGGGGCGGTGCCTC ATACCACCAGACCGCCAAAAGGTTACGAGGAGCCGGACAGAGATTATCACTTCACCAGTAGAGAGATCTTTGACAGCATGATTTACAAGAACAG GTTTCTGGAATATGGTGAATACAAAGGAAATCTGTACGGCACCAGTATCGAGTCAGTGAAAGATGTTCTGAGCAGCGGCAAGATCTGCGTCATTGATATTGAGCCAAAT GCCATTCAGGCAGTCAGGACTCACGAACTGAAGGCCTACGTCATCTATGTGAAGCCACCGACACTGGAGCGCCTCAGGGAGTCCAGGAAAACTgcccacatcaccaccacctatTATGTCAACCGCCCATTCCAG GACGAAGACTTGCAGGAGATGGAAGCAGCCGCTCAGAAGATCGAGTCTCAGTATTGGCAGTTCTTTGATCACGTCATTGTGAATGATGAGCTGCAGGACACGTGCGCCCAGCTGCTGACGGTAGTGAACAAATCACAGGATGAGCCTCAGTGGGTCCCCACCAGCTGGATCCGACCCAACACCCAGCTGTGA
- the LOC130523441 gene encoding transmembrane protein 237A-like — translation MDTGLKKMRPRELPPLPPRGQKSLPTMLSQGAAGVSQSDDADVAAAKHRKKVKRDDSEDQDTEMGRLSSRTEFTRDSSTEAPLEKRRKKKKKTATIDLDNDQADLVSEDAANRAADGEGVLKKSRKKKRSKVMESQLPDELDIEDDDVITDTPPPMPQHLALGPSQGQSQPSARFFVEKNKRFQPSDWRKTSVQMDNMADLQQVPPPAWTTRDVSVRVHEGFRVMGLYCHGFLAGFAMWNVVVVYMLSGQHLTTLTNLLQQYHGLAYPAQCLLYLLLAVSTVAAFDRVNLGNASLALRELITLDAVALAAFLYFSALILSLSQQMTSDRINLYATSNATLWPPGSEHQVLNPWVTINLVVALLVGVAWIFIGFRPEKDFTEGYLMTMEIDPPKPEDKSEMNA, via the exons ATGGACACGGGATTAAAG AAAATGCGACCGAGGGAGCTCCCGCCGTTGCCACCG CGGGGACAAAAATCACTTCCCACCATGCTGAG TCAGGGTGCAGCTGGCGTGTCACAAAGTGACGACGCTGACGTCGCTGCAGCCAAACACAGGAAGAAAGTGAAGAGAGATGACTCTGAAG ACCAGGACACGGAGATGGGCCGACTCAGCAGCCGGACGGAATTCACCAGAGACTCTTCGACAGAGGCGCCGctggagaaaaggaggaagaagaagaagaaaaccgcAACGATAG ACCTTGACAACGACCAAGCAGATCTGGTGAGTGAAGACGCGGCCAATCGGGCCGCAGACGGAGAGGGAGTGCTCAAAAAGTCACGGAAGAAAAA aaggtcaaaggtgatgGAGTCGCAGCTTCCTGATGAATTGGACATcgaagatgatgatgtcatcacagaCACACCTCCTCCTATGCCGCAGCATCTGGCACTGGGCCCAAGTCAGGGTCAGAGCCAGCCATCGGCGAGGTTCTTTGTAGAGAAGAACA AGCGTTTCCAGCCTTCTGACTGGAGGAAAACCAGCGTCCAAATGGACAACATGGCTGACCTCCAGCAAGTTCCGCCGCCTGCCTGGACCACCAGAGATGTTTCTGTGAGAGTTCACGAAGGCTTCAG AGTGATGGGTTTGTACTGTCACGGCTTTCTGGCGGGCTTCGCCATGTGGAACGTAGTGGTGGTGTACATGCTGTCGGGCCAGCACCTCACCACTCTGaccaacctgctgcagcagtaCCACGGCCTGGCGTACCCCGCCCAGTGTCTGCTctacctgctgctggctgtcagCACCGTGGCCGCCTTCGACAG AGTCAATCTGGGCAACGCGTCTCTGGCCCTGAGGGAGCTGATCACGCTGGACGCTGTCGCCCTCGCCGCTTTCT TGTATTTCTCAGCGCTGATTCTCAGTCTGAGCCAGCAGATGACCAGCGATCGGATCAACCTGTACGCCACCTCCAACGCTACACTGTG GCCTCCAGGCTCAGAGCACCAGGTTCTGAACCCATGGGTAACTATTAACCTGGTGGTGGCGCTGCTGGTCGGCGTGGCCTGGATCTTCATTGGCTTCAGACCTGAGAAGGACTTCACTGAAG GATATCTGATGACCATGGAGATCGATCCTCCTAAACCAGAGGACAAATCCGAAATGAATGCCTGA